One window of the Trifolium pratense cultivar HEN17-A07 linkage group LG2, ARS_RC_1.1, whole genome shotgun sequence genome contains the following:
- the LOC123907016 gene encoding probable acyl-activating enzyme 16, chloroplastic isoform X1, with protein MQSKNSHKYHLYQATSFLLLLVHINNNISYVLCIHYLFFFQIPMPGISINSSSYNYASSTFSYSVPVLRLLCTRHNFTTTTTNLSRTASFRVFCQTQSKTEKMEIRRFSPLLESSMISSGNGGVALEEWKAVPDIWRTSAENFGDKVALVDQYHDPPSTMTYKQLEDAILDFAEGLRVLGVKPDEKIALFADNSCRWLVADQGMMAVGAINVVRGSRSSIQELLQIYNHSESVALAVDNPEMFNQIAKPFYLKTSIRFIILLWGEKSSLVNEGNKEVPIYTYMEVIHFGRESRRALFKSHGARQHYMFQTIKSDDIATLVYTSGTTGNPKGVMLTHQNLLHQIKHLSDVVPIEVGDRVLSMLPSWHAYERACEYFIFSRGVEHIYTTVRNLKDDLGRYQPHLMVSVPLVFETLYSGIMKQISTSSLIRKLVALSFIRVSLGYMECKRIYEGKCLTKNQKSPSYLYAMLDWLWARVMAAILYPVHMLANKLVYNKIRSTIGISKAAISGGGSLPSHVDKFFEAIGLNLQNGYGLTETSPVIAARRLGCDVIGSVGYPLKHTEFKVVDSETGEVLPPGSKGILKVRGPQLMKGYYKNPSATNQVIDSDGWLNTGDIGWIAAHNSTGRSRNSGGVIVVEGRAKDTIVLSSGENVEPGELEEAALRSNLIQQIIVIGQDKRRLGAVVVPNKEEILKAAKELLIIDSNSSDVSQEKVTNLIYNELKTWTSGFPFQIGPILLVNDPFTIDNGLMTPTMKVRRDRVMAQYRDQVENLYK; from the exons ATGCAGTCCAAAAACTCACATAAATATCACTTGTACCAAGCTACAAGTTTCTTGCTACTACTTGttcatattaataataatatctcTTACGTTCTCTGCATCCATtatctcttcttcttccaaatTCCAATGCCAGGAATTTCTATCAACTCCTCCAGTTACAACTATGCTTCTTCAACCTTCTCCTATTCCGTCCCCGTGCTTCGTCTCTTATGTACTCGCCACAATTtcaccaccaccacaaccaaCCTTTCTCGAACAGCTTCTTTTCGCGTCTTTTGCCAAACTCAATCCAAG ACAGAGAAAATGGAGATAAGAAGATTTTCTCCTTTATTAGAAAGTTCAATGATATCTTCTGGTAATGGTGGTGTGGCTTTAGAGGAGTGGAAAGCAGTTCCTGATATTTGGAGAACTTCTGCTGAGAATTTTGGTGATAAAGTAGCTTTGGTTGATCAATATCATGATCCTCCTTCAACTATGACATACAAACag TTGGAGGATGCAATATTGGACTTTGCTGAGGGTTTGAGAGTTCTTGGAGTAAAACCTGATGAGAAGATTGCTCTTTTTGCTGATAATTCATGTCGCTGGCTTGTAGCAGATCAAG GCATGATGGCAGTTGGAGCAATCAATGTAGTAAGGGGTTCAAGATCATCAATTCAGGAACTGCTGCAAATATACAACCACTCAGAAAGTGTTGCACTAGCTGTCGACAATCCCGAAATGTTTAATCAGATTGCAAAACCATTTTATTTGAAGacttccatcagatttattatTCTGCTTTGGGGAGAAAAATCAAGCCTTGTCAATGAAGGAAACAAGGAAGTTccaatatatacatatatggaAGTCATACATTTCGGGCGAGAAAGTCGCAGGGCATTGTTTAAGTCCCATGGTGCTA GACAACATTATATGTTTCAAACAATAAAATCTGACGACATTGCTACTCTAGTGTACACAAGTGGTACTACTGGAAATCCGAAAGGCGTTATGCTAACCCATCAAAACCTTTTGCATCAG ATCAAACACTTATCAGACGTTGTACCTATTGAAGTTGGAGATAGAGTTCTAAGTATGCTGCCTTCTTGGCATGCATATGAAAGAGCTTGCGAGTATTTCATTTTCTCGCGTGGTGTTGAACATATATACACTACTGTGAGAAACTTGAAG GATGATTTGGGACGTTATCAGCCACATTTGATGGTTTCTGTTCCTTTAGTTTTTGAAACTTTGTACAG TGGGATCATGAAGCAGATATCTACAAGCTCACTTATTAGAAAGCTTGTTGCTCTCTCATTCATAAGGGTCAGCTTAGGATACATGGAGTGTAAGCGAATTTACGAG GGTAAATGTTTAACAAAGAATCAGAAATCACCTTCCTACCTCTATGCAATGTTGGATTGGCTATGGGCAAGAGTTATGGCTGCAATATTATATCCAGTTCATATGCTGGCAAATAAACTGGTTTATAATAAAATCCGTTCGACCATTGGAATATCAAAG GCTGCAATAAGTGGTGGTGGTAGCTTACCTTCTCATGTTGATAAATTTTTTGAG GCTATTGGTTTGAACTTGCAGAATGGATATGGTTTAACAGAAACTTCACCTGTTATTGCTGCTCGGCGACTTGGTTGTGAC GTTATTGGATCTGTTGGATATCCACTTAAGCATACAGAATTCAAAGTTGTAGATTCTGAAACTGGTGAAGTTCTCCCACCTGGTTCAAAGGGAATTTTGAAAGTCAGGGGCCCACAATTGATGAAGGGATACTACAAG AATCCTTCAGCTACAAATCAGGTCATAGATAGCGATGGCTGGCTGAATACAGGTGACATAGGTTGGATTGCTGCCCACAATTCAACTGGGCGAAGTCGTAATTCTGGCGGTGTGATTGTTGTTGAAGGCCGTGCAAAAGACACCATTGTGCTTTCATCAG GTGAAAATGTTGAACCGGGAGAACTTGAAGAAGCTGCCTTGAGGAGTAACCTCATACAACAAATTATTGTCATTGGCCAG GATAAGAGGCGTCTAGGAGCTGTAGTTGTTCCTAACAAAGAAGAAATCTTAAAGGCAGCAAAGGAGTTGTTAATTATAGATTCCAATAGTTCAGATGTCAGCCAGGAAAAAGTGACcaatttaatatataatgaaCTAAAGACCTG GACGTCAGGGTTTCCATTTCAAATTGGGCCAATCCTTCTCGTAAATGATCCCTTCACG ATTGATAATGGGCTAATGACACCCACGATGAAAGTGCGAAGGGATAGAGTTATGGCTCAATACAGGGACCAAGTAGAGAATCTATACAAGTAA
- the LOC123907016 gene encoding probable acyl-activating enzyme 16, chloroplastic isoform X3 — MSLACSRSSLGMMAVGAINVVRGSRSSIQELLQIYNHSESVALAVDNPEMFNQIAKPFYLKTSIRFIILLWGEKSSLVNEGNKEVPIYTYMEVIHFGRESRRALFKSHGARQHYMFQTIKSDDIATLVYTSGTTGNPKGVMLTHQNLLHQIKHLSDVVPIEVGDRVLSMLPSWHAYERACEYFIFSRGVEHIYTTVRNLKDDLGRYQPHLMVSVPLVFETLYSGIMKQISTSSLIRKLVALSFIRVSLGYMECKRIYEGKCLTKNQKSPSYLYAMLDWLWARVMAAILYPVHMLANKLVYNKIRSTIGISKAAISGGGSLPSHVDKFFEAIGLNLQNGYGLTETSPVIAARRLGCDVIGSVGYPLKHTEFKVVDSETGEVLPPGSKGILKVRGPQLMKGYYKNPSATNQVIDSDGWLNTGDIGWIAAHNSTGRSRNSGGVIVVEGRAKDTIVLSSGENVEPGELEEAALRSNLIQQIIVIGQDKRRLGAVVVPNKEEILKAAKELLIIDSNSSDVSQEKVTNLIYNELKTWTSGFPFQIGPILLVNDPFTIDNGLMTPTMKVRRDRVMAQYRDQVENLYK; from the exons ATGTCGCTGGCTTGTAGCAGATCAAG TCTAGGCATGATGGCAGTTGGAGCAATCAATGTAGTAAGGGGTTCAAGATCATCAATTCAGGAACTGCTGCAAATATACAACCACTCAGAAAGTGTTGCACTAGCTGTCGACAATCCCGAAATGTTTAATCAGATTGCAAAACCATTTTATTTGAAGacttccatcagatttattatTCTGCTTTGGGGAGAAAAATCAAGCCTTGTCAATGAAGGAAACAAGGAAGTTccaatatatacatatatggaAGTCATACATTTCGGGCGAGAAAGTCGCAGGGCATTGTTTAAGTCCCATGGTGCTA GACAACATTATATGTTTCAAACAATAAAATCTGACGACATTGCTACTCTAGTGTACACAAGTGGTACTACTGGAAATCCGAAAGGCGTTATGCTAACCCATCAAAACCTTTTGCATCAG ATCAAACACTTATCAGACGTTGTACCTATTGAAGTTGGAGATAGAGTTCTAAGTATGCTGCCTTCTTGGCATGCATATGAAAGAGCTTGCGAGTATTTCATTTTCTCGCGTGGTGTTGAACATATATACACTACTGTGAGAAACTTGAAG GATGATTTGGGACGTTATCAGCCACATTTGATGGTTTCTGTTCCTTTAGTTTTTGAAACTTTGTACAG TGGGATCATGAAGCAGATATCTACAAGCTCACTTATTAGAAAGCTTGTTGCTCTCTCATTCATAAGGGTCAGCTTAGGATACATGGAGTGTAAGCGAATTTACGAG GGTAAATGTTTAACAAAGAATCAGAAATCACCTTCCTACCTCTATGCAATGTTGGATTGGCTATGGGCAAGAGTTATGGCTGCAATATTATATCCAGTTCATATGCTGGCAAATAAACTGGTTTATAATAAAATCCGTTCGACCATTGGAATATCAAAG GCTGCAATAAGTGGTGGTGGTAGCTTACCTTCTCATGTTGATAAATTTTTTGAG GCTATTGGTTTGAACTTGCAGAATGGATATGGTTTAACAGAAACTTCACCTGTTATTGCTGCTCGGCGACTTGGTTGTGAC GTTATTGGATCTGTTGGATATCCACTTAAGCATACAGAATTCAAAGTTGTAGATTCTGAAACTGGTGAAGTTCTCCCACCTGGTTCAAAGGGAATTTTGAAAGTCAGGGGCCCACAATTGATGAAGGGATACTACAAG AATCCTTCAGCTACAAATCAGGTCATAGATAGCGATGGCTGGCTGAATACAGGTGACATAGGTTGGATTGCTGCCCACAATTCAACTGGGCGAAGTCGTAATTCTGGCGGTGTGATTGTTGTTGAAGGCCGTGCAAAAGACACCATTGTGCTTTCATCAG GTGAAAATGTTGAACCGGGAGAACTTGAAGAAGCTGCCTTGAGGAGTAACCTCATACAACAAATTATTGTCATTGGCCAG GATAAGAGGCGTCTAGGAGCTGTAGTTGTTCCTAACAAAGAAGAAATCTTAAAGGCAGCAAAGGAGTTGTTAATTATAGATTCCAATAGTTCAGATGTCAGCCAGGAAAAAGTGACcaatttaatatataatgaaCTAAAGACCTG GACGTCAGGGTTTCCATTTCAAATTGGGCCAATCCTTCTCGTAAATGATCCCTTCACG ATTGATAATGGGCTAATGACACCCACGATGAAAGTGCGAAGGGATAGAGTTATGGCTCAATACAGGGACCAAGTAGAGAATCTATACAAGTAA
- the LOC123907016 gene encoding probable acyl-activating enzyme 16, chloroplastic isoform X2: MIYCAHHYVILHLNLIYFFYELEDAILDFAEGLRVLGVKPDEKIALFADNSCRWLVADQGMMAVGAINVVRGSRSSIQELLQIYNHSESVALAVDNPEMFNQIAKPFYLKTSIRFIILLWGEKSSLVNEGNKEVPIYTYMEVIHFGRESRRALFKSHGARQHYMFQTIKSDDIATLVYTSGTTGNPKGVMLTHQNLLHQIKHLSDVVPIEVGDRVLSMLPSWHAYERACEYFIFSRGVEHIYTTVRNLKDDLGRYQPHLMVSVPLVFETLYSGIMKQISTSSLIRKLVALSFIRVSLGYMECKRIYEGKCLTKNQKSPSYLYAMLDWLWARVMAAILYPVHMLANKLVYNKIRSTIGISKAAISGGGSLPSHVDKFFEAIGLNLQNGYGLTETSPVIAARRLGCDVIGSVGYPLKHTEFKVVDSETGEVLPPGSKGILKVRGPQLMKGYYKNPSATNQVIDSDGWLNTGDIGWIAAHNSTGRSRNSGGVIVVEGRAKDTIVLSSGENVEPGELEEAALRSNLIQQIIVIGQDKRRLGAVVVPNKEEILKAAKELLIIDSNSSDVSQEKVTNLIYNELKTWTSGFPFQIGPILLVNDPFTIDNGLMTPTMKVRRDRVMAQYRDQVENLYK; encoded by the exons ATGATATATTGTGCACATCATTATGTGATTTTGCACCTTAatctgatttattttttttatgag TTGGAGGATGCAATATTGGACTTTGCTGAGGGTTTGAGAGTTCTTGGAGTAAAACCTGATGAGAAGATTGCTCTTTTTGCTGATAATTCATGTCGCTGGCTTGTAGCAGATCAAG GCATGATGGCAGTTGGAGCAATCAATGTAGTAAGGGGTTCAAGATCATCAATTCAGGAACTGCTGCAAATATACAACCACTCAGAAAGTGTTGCACTAGCTGTCGACAATCCCGAAATGTTTAATCAGATTGCAAAACCATTTTATTTGAAGacttccatcagatttattatTCTGCTTTGGGGAGAAAAATCAAGCCTTGTCAATGAAGGAAACAAGGAAGTTccaatatatacatatatggaAGTCATACATTTCGGGCGAGAAAGTCGCAGGGCATTGTTTAAGTCCCATGGTGCTA GACAACATTATATGTTTCAAACAATAAAATCTGACGACATTGCTACTCTAGTGTACACAAGTGGTACTACTGGAAATCCGAAAGGCGTTATGCTAACCCATCAAAACCTTTTGCATCAG ATCAAACACTTATCAGACGTTGTACCTATTGAAGTTGGAGATAGAGTTCTAAGTATGCTGCCTTCTTGGCATGCATATGAAAGAGCTTGCGAGTATTTCATTTTCTCGCGTGGTGTTGAACATATATACACTACTGTGAGAAACTTGAAG GATGATTTGGGACGTTATCAGCCACATTTGATGGTTTCTGTTCCTTTAGTTTTTGAAACTTTGTACAG TGGGATCATGAAGCAGATATCTACAAGCTCACTTATTAGAAAGCTTGTTGCTCTCTCATTCATAAGGGTCAGCTTAGGATACATGGAGTGTAAGCGAATTTACGAG GGTAAATGTTTAACAAAGAATCAGAAATCACCTTCCTACCTCTATGCAATGTTGGATTGGCTATGGGCAAGAGTTATGGCTGCAATATTATATCCAGTTCATATGCTGGCAAATAAACTGGTTTATAATAAAATCCGTTCGACCATTGGAATATCAAAG GCTGCAATAAGTGGTGGTGGTAGCTTACCTTCTCATGTTGATAAATTTTTTGAG GCTATTGGTTTGAACTTGCAGAATGGATATGGTTTAACAGAAACTTCACCTGTTATTGCTGCTCGGCGACTTGGTTGTGAC GTTATTGGATCTGTTGGATATCCACTTAAGCATACAGAATTCAAAGTTGTAGATTCTGAAACTGGTGAAGTTCTCCCACCTGGTTCAAAGGGAATTTTGAAAGTCAGGGGCCCACAATTGATGAAGGGATACTACAAG AATCCTTCAGCTACAAATCAGGTCATAGATAGCGATGGCTGGCTGAATACAGGTGACATAGGTTGGATTGCTGCCCACAATTCAACTGGGCGAAGTCGTAATTCTGGCGGTGTGATTGTTGTTGAAGGCCGTGCAAAAGACACCATTGTGCTTTCATCAG GTGAAAATGTTGAACCGGGAGAACTTGAAGAAGCTGCCTTGAGGAGTAACCTCATACAACAAATTATTGTCATTGGCCAG GATAAGAGGCGTCTAGGAGCTGTAGTTGTTCCTAACAAAGAAGAAATCTTAAAGGCAGCAAAGGAGTTGTTAATTATAGATTCCAATAGTTCAGATGTCAGCCAGGAAAAAGTGACcaatttaatatataatgaaCTAAAGACCTG GACGTCAGGGTTTCCATTTCAAATTGGGCCAATCCTTCTCGTAAATGATCCCTTCACG ATTGATAATGGGCTAATGACACCCACGATGAAAGTGCGAAGGGATAGAGTTATGGCTCAATACAGGGACCAAGTAGAGAATCTATACAAGTAA